A window of the Nitrosopumilus ureiphilus genome harbors these coding sequences:
- a CDS encoding TATA-box-binding protein: MPQTKPIVSVENVVASASVDQKMDLNEITKTFPDVEYHPDQFPGLVFRLKTPKTATLIFTSGKMVCTGSKSEEMARKAVKTVVQKLRKGGIKVKKDATVQIQNIVASINLGGKIHLEQAARTLPRSMYEPEQFPGLIHRMLDPKTVILLFSSGKLVCTGAKQEPDVYRSVNNLHALLEEKNLMIYD, from the coding sequence ATGCCACAAACAAAACCAATTGTAAGCGTGGAAAACGTTGTTGCCTCAGCTTCTGTGGACCAGAAGATGGACTTGAATGAGATCACTAAAACATTTCCAGATGTAGAATATCATCCGGATCAATTTCCAGGTCTAGTTTTTAGATTAAAGACACCAAAGACGGCGACATTGATTTTCACTTCAGGTAAAATGGTATGTACTGGTTCCAAATCTGAAGAGATGGCAAGAAAAGCAGTAAAGACAGTGGTACAAAAACTTCGAAAAGGAGGAATTAAAGTAAAAAAAGATGCAACAGTACAAATTCAAAACATTGTAGCATCAATTAATCTAGGTGGAAAAATCCATTTAGAGCAAGCAGCCAGAACGTTACCTAGAAGCATGTACGAGCCAGAACAATTCCCAGGACTTATTCACAGAATGCTAGATCCTAAGACAGTAATTTTGTTATTTTCATCAGGAAAACTTGTCTGTACAGGAGCAAAGCAAGAACCAGATGTTTACAGATCTGTTAATAACTTACACGCATTACTAGAAGAAAAAAACCTAATGATTTATGATTAG
- a CDS encoding DUF1512 domain-containing protein has translation MSLVNFTSFDFDQLFAMGDDTNPLMMLVWILPIFFFVFYGQRIQLYVTSGEIKKGISKLDGFRNESRDELINYVKNNLKPVDDPVQKIDRFIDYFTIMPVDMDPNGIVDKVRHIVRSREDYTREHVRSISPQMSDIELTKVQTLLEIASSLQMIYKIINHMYLTAKKQNNYPLILPLQMILPFIMEQSEAMKEAIPVFKKGQPVGDGIGPMVVGKMMLKNQKETVAFQTVLVKSEFEGRKLFLLKAEGPGSTVGRPADGLEKIVSENKIDAIIMVDAALKMEGEDSAAVARGFGAAIGGIGTEKFEIEAIATSKNIPIFSIVVKQSVKEAITLMTKEIADKADDVRTQVYEMIQENTTQGQSIAIIGVGNTAGVPQ, from the coding sequence ATGAGTTTAGTGAATTTTACAAGTTTTGATTTTGATCAGCTTTTTGCAATGGGTGATGACACAAATCCATTGATGATGCTAGTTTGGATTCTTCCAATTTTCTTTTTTGTGTTTTATGGACAACGAATTCAACTCTATGTTACTTCAGGTGAAATCAAAAAAGGAATTAGCAAGCTTGATGGTTTTAGAAATGAATCTCGAGATGAATTAATTAATTATGTGAAGAATAATTTGAAACCCGTTGATGACCCAGTTCAAAAAATTGACCGCTTTATAGATTATTTTACAATAATGCCTGTTGATATGGACCCTAATGGAATTGTTGACAAAGTCAGACACATTGTTAGGTCTAGAGAAGACTATACCCGAGAACATGTAAGGTCTATTTCTCCTCAAATGAGTGATATTGAATTGACCAAAGTTCAAACTTTACTTGAAATTGCATCCTCATTACAAATGATTTACAAAATAATTAATCACATGTATCTTACTGCAAAAAAACAAAATAACTATCCATTGATTTTACCCTTACAGATGATTCTTCCTTTTATTATGGAGCAATCCGAGGCAATGAAAGAAGCAATTCCTGTATTTAAAAAAGGACAACCTGTAGGTGATGGAATTGGTCCCATGGTTGTTGGAAAAATGATGTTGAAGAATCAAAAAGAAACAGTTGCATTTCAAACTGTTCTTGTAAAATCTGAATTTGAGGGTAGAAAACTATTTCTCTTAAAAGCTGAAGGTCCAGGATCCACTGTTGGAAGACCAGCTGATGGTTTAGAAAAAATTGTTTCTGAAAATAAAATTGATGCAATAATTATGGTTGATGCTGCATTAAAGATGGAAGGCGAAGATTCCGCAGCTGTGGCACGAGGATTTGGTGCTGCAATTGGTGGGATTGGAACTGAAAAATTCGAAATCGAAGCAATTGCAACATCTAAAAACATTCCAATATTTTCAATAGTTGTTAAACAATCAGTTAAAGAGGCAATTACATTGATGACAAAAGAAATTGCAGATAAGGCTGATGATGTACGCACTCAAGTTTATGAAATGATTCAAGAAAACACTACTCAAGGTCAATCCATTGCTATAATTGGTGTAGGCAATACTGCTGGGGTGCCACAATAA
- a CDS encoding MG2 domain-containing protein produces the protein MNRNLSLVLSLVLLAGIIAPVYAQTNTNHVVINEVEINPPGNDASSVSEWIELYNPTESNVDLGGWKIASTTVLKKTMTIPAGTIIKPGQFLTYSYQSLWFTDSNESVELRDNTGVVIDKTPAIADINNDFKSWQRIYDGFDFDISSDWKFVTSTAGSSNGKLVETKKSDELTVTISSEKQSYLFGETAILKGNISKEVFITKPFFKPEQIVVNISGPNFSKIVTLYPDLNLNFKTTLNLQQVLGINQGSYDVSVSYAGATANTNFSVGSELIKQVEKEDGSITVLTDKSQYLPGQTVSISGLASKIIPFEGMKLTVKDSDGKVISGGTLYPTKDKFTTNVFLTTVNPSYGTYEINAEYSDKSASTTFEVIKDIKEDVPISLWTDKEVYGLGDIVNISGRLNQNWVGTLDLEIIQSKSLSLGTSSQSGGGSSFKILDSVKVDGDGKFKYSFTIPTSDSRLGNYWIKVAKDVGSATKFIKAVENPETYVASTDPLVVTTNKSNYDFSLDKKLIISGQIFTPKARTSFEVPTVKISILTEDGKPLQIIGSTDAGKLSTSGVSVGYDFTAIPESSGLFSTEIGLERLIFSEGKYLIKAQYEGRSSSTTFEISDLLNLGDTSINASLDKSVYGLGETIKLTGIYSAQTTDSQGVELTLHKPNGNIDKYGTNIDGGFFSWEWKTPVKQSVNLIGNERSKATSNLGIYRLNVATGDFNTDILFKVSLNPEDDELIVPPLFVSSSKSLYKAGEKLLVEGTVNKYSKGSDGAGTPQRVTIKIIDGTFPYAQIYESAVYPDQGGAFQSTFEMPVTIFSEGQYKVKAIYKGIQTENTFSVANDFTFGLDGPVALLISTDKSEYYPGDVVVISGKPNKLIYLEAFDVSVVKKTGSEITCGSFICGKNTGPVTTIRPSPSGSFSHQFVIPNSMSSIGLYQVTVDADFETKSIQFNVVEKPPTPKLDTVIEKENRISDKIISVLTEQKTVDDVLVSPRVLSGSLITPTRGDESSVNLKVSSASGICIIGQEPECLVSESTRKPGQIYDVVEVDGMSVNIRYSGSDVRLEKFSILPESSDAFLPDTNWNVEIIKDEQVSRFYYKVTYKALE, from the coding sequence ATGAATCGTAATCTATCTTTAGTGTTATCTTTGGTACTTCTTGCAGGAATAATAGCTCCAGTATATGCACAAACAAACACCAACCATGTTGTAATTAATGAAGTTGAAATCAATCCACCTGGAAATGATGCTTCATCTGTATCTGAGTGGATAGAGCTTTACAATCCTACAGAATCAAATGTTGATTTAGGCGGATGGAAAATTGCATCAACTACAGTTCTCAAAAAAACTATGACGATACCTGCTGGAACTATAATTAAACCTGGACAATTCTTGACATATTCTTATCAGAGTCTCTGGTTTACAGATTCTAATGAATCAGTTGAATTAAGAGATAATACTGGAGTTGTAATTGATAAAACTCCTGCAATAGCAGACATCAATAATGACTTTAAATCTTGGCAGAGAATCTATGATGGTTTTGATTTCGACATTTCAAGTGATTGGAAATTTGTAACATCTACTGCAGGTTCATCAAATGGAAAACTTGTAGAGACAAAAAAATCCGATGAACTAACCGTTACCATTTCTTCAGAAAAACAATCATATCTTTTTGGTGAGACTGCCATTCTAAAAGGAAATATTTCAAAAGAGGTGTTTATTACAAAACCCTTTTTTAAACCTGAACAGATAGTTGTAAATATTTCTGGTCCCAACTTTAGCAAAATTGTAACTCTGTATCCCGATCTTAATCTCAATTTTAAAACGACACTTAATCTACAACAAGTACTTGGAATAAATCAAGGAAGTTATGATGTGTCTGTTAGTTATGCTGGTGCAACTGCAAATACTAATTTTTCTGTAGGATCTGAATTAATTAAACAAGTAGAAAAAGAAGACGGCTCTATTACTGTTCTTACAGACAAGTCTCAGTATCTTCCAGGACAAACAGTTTCAATTTCAGGACTAGCATCAAAGATTATCCCATTTGAAGGAATGAAATTGACTGTAAAGGATTCTGATGGTAAAGTGATATCTGGTGGAACTCTATATCCAACAAAAGATAAATTCACAACTAATGTGTTCTTAACAACTGTAAATCCTAGTTATGGCACTTATGAAATTAATGCAGAATACTCTGACAAGTCGGCATCAACTACTTTTGAAGTAATCAAAGATATCAAAGAAGATGTACCCATTTCATTATGGACTGACAAAGAAGTGTATGGACTTGGAGATATCGTAAACATTTCTGGAAGATTAAATCAAAATTGGGTGGGAACACTTGATTTGGAGATAATTCAATCAAAGAGTTTGTCTTTAGGTACTAGTAGTCAATCTGGCGGTGGTTCTAGTTTTAAAATATTAGATTCAGTAAAAGTTGACGGTGATGGAAAATTCAAATATTCTTTTACTATTCCTACATCTGATTCTCGATTAGGTAATTACTGGATAAAAGTTGCCAAAGATGTCGGATCTGCTACAAAATTCATCAAAGCAGTTGAAAATCCTGAAACATATGTCGCATCTACTGATCCTTTGGTGGTTACCACTAACAAATCAAATTATGATTTCAGTCTTGATAAAAAACTCATCATTAGCGGTCAAATATTTACTCCTAAAGCAAGAACAAGTTTTGAAGTACCAACTGTAAAAATTTCAATTTTAACTGAAGATGGTAAACCACTTCAAATCATTGGTTCAACTGATGCTGGCAAATTATCTACAAGTGGAGTTTCAGTAGGCTATGACTTTACTGCAATCCCTGAATCTTCTGGATTGTTTTCTACTGAAATTGGTTTGGAACGACTCATATTTTCTGAAGGAAAATATTTGATCAAAGCACAATACGAAGGACGCTCATCCAGTACAACTTTTGAAATAAGTGATCTACTTAATCTAGGAGATACCAGCATTAATGCTTCTTTAGACAAGTCAGTGTATGGTTTAGGTGAAACAATAAAACTAACTGGAATTTATTCTGCTCAAACAACTGATTCTCAAGGCGTAGAATTAACCCTTCACAAGCCTAACGGTAATATTGATAAATATGGCACAAACATTGATGGTGGATTTTTTTCATGGGAATGGAAAACACCTGTTAAACAAAGCGTCAATTTAATTGGAAATGAGCGCTCAAAGGCCACTTCTAATTTGGGTATCTATAGACTAAATGTGGCAACTGGTGATTTTAACACTGATATTCTTTTCAAAGTCTCTCTGAATCCTGAAGATGATGAACTAATTGTTCCACCGTTATTTGTTTCATCATCAAAGTCATTATACAAAGCTGGCGAGAAACTTTTGGTTGAAGGAACTGTGAATAAATATTCTAAAGGTTCTGATGGAGCTGGAACCCCACAACGCGTAACAATTAAAATTATTGATGGTACATTCCCATATGCTCAGATTTATGAATCTGCTGTTTATCCTGACCAAGGAGGTGCATTTCAAAGTACTTTTGAAATGCCGGTAACTATATTTTCTGAAGGACAGTACAAAGTAAAAGCAATCTACAAAGGTATTCAAACTGAAAATACTTTCAGCGTTGCAAATGACTTTACTTTCGGTTTGGATGGCCCAGTTGCCTTATTGATATCTACTGATAAATCTGAATATTATCCCGGTGATGTTGTCGTTATCTCGGGAAAGCCAAACAAGTTGATTTATCTTGAAGCGTTTGATGTAAGTGTCGTGAAAAAAACTGGTTCTGAAATTACATGTGGTTCATTTATTTGCGGTAAAAACACCGGGCCTGTGACAACAATTCGGCCTAGTCCCTCAGGTTCGTTTTCTCACCAATTTGTAATTCCTAATTCTATGTCTTCGATTGGTTTGTATCAAGTAACCGTCGATGCAGATTTTGAAACTAAATCAATTCAATTTAATGTAGTTGAAAAACCACCAACTCCAAAATTAGATACAGTAATTGAAAAAGAAAACAGAATCTCTGATAAAATAATTTCGGTGTTGACTGAGCAAAAAACTGTCGATGATGTCTTAGTTTCCCCTCGAGTCCTTTCAGGCTCTTTGATTACTCCTACAAGAGGAGATGAATCTTCGGTGAACCTCAAAGTTTCATCTGCGTCTGGAATCTGCATAATTGGTCAAGAACCTGAATGTCTAGTCAGCGAATCCACTAGAAAACCTGGGCAAATTTATGATGTAGTTGAAGTTGATGGAATGTCAGTTAATATACGATATAGTGGCTCTGACGTTCGATTAGAGAAATTCAGCATATTACCTGAATCTTCGGATGCATTTTTGCCTGATACAAATTGGAATGTTGAAATTATTAAAGATGAACAAGTTTCACGATTCTACTACAAAGTAACATACAAAGCACTAGAGTAA
- a CDS encoding tRNA-binding protein, with protein MSNVSYDDFAKLDIRVAKIISTEPIEGKSKIIKGLIDLGNDDKRDVIIGGAQYYQPEDIVGKTVIVIANLEPKKMAGVESNAMLLAADVDDKPFWLTVNEDVPLGSPIM; from the coding sequence ATGTCAAATGTTTCATATGATGATTTTGCAAAACTAGACATTAGAGTTGCAAAAATTATTTCAACTGAACCTATTGAAGGTAAATCTAAAATCATCAAAGGCTTAATTGATTTGGGAAATGATGATAAACGGGATGTCATAATTGGCGGTGCTCAATATTACCAACCTGAAGATATTGTAGGAAAGACTGTAATTGTAATTGCAAATCTAGAACCAAAAAAGATGGCAGGTGTTGAATCAAATGCCATGCTGTTAGCAGCAGATGTTGATGACAAACCATTTTGGTTGACAGTAAATGAAGATGTCCCATTGGGCAGTCCGATAATGTAA
- a CDS encoding DUF367 family protein, producing the protein MKLQVLMFYQDDPKKCTAAKMVKFGLAQNIKKIGTKGLVLDPFSEKTLLPKDKFLINSVVGIDCSWNLAGQAFSKKFNGVKRKLPPLLAGNPVNYSKLNKLTTVEALSASLMILGYEEQGLELLDKFKWGHTFYELNQNLFEEYSKLENEGQIDLILKDYGLV; encoded by the coding sequence GTGAAATTACAAGTTTTAATGTTTTATCAAGATGATCCAAAAAAATGCACAGCTGCTAAAATGGTGAAATTTGGTCTTGCCCAAAATATAAAAAAAATCGGAACTAAAGGGTTGGTATTAGATCCTTTTTCTGAAAAGACTTTACTTCCTAAAGATAAATTTTTGATAAATTCAGTTGTGGGTATTGATTGCTCTTGGAATCTTGCAGGCCAAGCATTCTCAAAAAAATTTAATGGGGTTAAAAGAAAACTTCCACCTTTACTTGCAGGTAACCCTGTAAATTATTCTAAACTCAACAAACTTACTACTGTTGAAGCATTGTCTGCATCATTGATGATTCTGGGTTATGAAGAACAAGGTTTAGAATTGCTTGACAAATTCAAATGGGGTCATACATTTTACGAATTAAATCAAAATCTCTTTGAAGAATATTCAAAACTTGAAAACGAGGGGCAAATAGACTTGATTCTAAAAGATTATGGTTTGGTATGA
- the map gene encoding type II methionyl aminopeptidase: MQLEEYLKAGKIAAEVRERVRVKDWIGKSVYDICEEVEGEIKKRGAKCAFPVNASINEIAAHYTAEPDDPITIKDTDMVKIDLGAQINGYIADTAVTVCYDAQFDGLVQAAEEALGKAMSMIKAGVKASDIGRTIETTIKQRGYKPIANLSGHSLEQYTIHAGKSIPNIWSIGGFSLSENSAYACEPFVTTEQGGGFVRNGQIKNIFAINSRKKTKDAEADRLLDFIWEEFNMLPFALRWITKEWEEKQARELLDILIKKKAVQAYPVLIEVNEQRVAQAEHTFIPLEDGVTVTTKNP, encoded by the coding sequence GTGCAATTAGAAGAATATCTCAAAGCAGGAAAAATTGCTGCAGAAGTAAGAGAAAGAGTCAGAGTAAAAGACTGGATTGGAAAATCAGTGTATGATATTTGTGAAGAAGTTGAAGGTGAAATCAAAAAAAGAGGAGCAAAATGTGCATTTCCAGTAAACGCCAGTATTAATGAAATTGCAGCACACTATACTGCAGAACCTGATGATCCAATTACAATCAAGGATACAGATATGGTAAAAATTGATCTTGGTGCTCAAATTAATGGATACATTGCAGATACTGCAGTAACTGTTTGCTATGATGCGCAATTTGATGGATTAGTCCAAGCTGCAGAAGAAGCTTTAGGAAAAGCAATGTCCATGATAAAAGCAGGAGTAAAAGCAAGTGACATCGGACGTACAATTGAAACCACGATTAAGCAAAGAGGATACAAACCAATTGCAAATCTTAGCGGGCATTCATTAGAGCAATATACCATTCATGCAGGAAAATCCATTCCAAATATTTGGTCAATTGGAGGATTTTCACTTTCAGAGAATTCTGCATATGCATGTGAACCATTTGTCACCACAGAACAGGGAGGAGGATTTGTCAGAAATGGACAGATTAAAAATATTTTTGCAATAAATTCTCGTAAGAAAACAAAAGATGCAGAAGCGGACAGACTACTTGATTTTATCTGGGAGGAATTTAACATGTTGCCATTTGCATTGAGATGGATTACAAAAGAATGGGAGGAAAAACAAGCAAGGGAATTACTAGATATTTTAATAAAAAAGAAAGCAGTCCAGGCATATCCAGTTCTAATTGAAGTAAATGAGCAAAGAGTTGCTCAGGCAGAACACACATTCATTCCATTAGAAGACGGAGTTACAGTAACTACAAAAAATCCATGA
- a CDS encoding ABC transporter substrate-binding protein: MKKLLVMLLALSIVTLIYNESFAEKNTFFDSVKFIQYLDENTALEEVRNGNLDVYYYRISSDRLENLQSREGLQVFDSTGGSYSILVNPAESEKFNPFSNKDIRFALNYLVDRKLIVNELMGGYGAPIISYYSPSDPEYLTIIKQLESFNFKYNPTLAEEIITKVLEEKGAVKIDGKWHIASTPIEITIFIRSDDPVRKSIGEILSVELEKIGFTVKKDFGDLNKAFVVVYGSNPSDLKWSLYTEGWGRSAFVRYDSVGLGQMYSPWFSNMPGFNDPSYWNYKNDKLDSLTQKIYTGDFESAEKRSELIQEAVVEGINESVRVFLASKIDQYVANEKVSGIVNDFGAGVPSRFTPINAKSESDEFVIGVKQIYQGAWNPIMGLTDSYSRHIWGIISDPGTFKHPFTGETIPVRANWKVETAGPNDKLDIPIESRIWSPVLQKWINVKPDSQATSKVTFDFEFSNWHNGQKMDMNDILHSLYFTIEWGTQTDDNDRTFDTEFTPRAAQSIQTIIGVNPIDEDTIEVYVDYWHFDEGEIAEWALLWNSMPWEISVAMEKAVIDGKASFSRSGATSKNVNWLSLIIPNDANTIKNYLQEFKGTDYIPKALKGSYDSKYFQNRYDASIKWIETNNHAVISNGPFYLESYSPESRTITVREFSDDSYPFKIGKWKQFEQAKFPEIKKIDMKSTLQRGAVLKVVVETEDSDEILYFLTNSDGKMISSKTLKLDKNNISIMVPSEITKDLGIGANNIKVFAISNSVLKPDFYESSFIVTEKKEELPTSVARDMDFSENEPDFWFWVIPVGIIIGVIIILKKRHHTKP, encoded by the coding sequence ATGAAAAAATTGCTAGTAATGCTGCTAGCTCTTTCAATTGTGACTTTAATATATAATGAATCATTTGCAGAAAAAAATACATTTTTTGATTCAGTAAAGTTTATTCAATATTTAGATGAAAATACAGCATTAGAGGAAGTAAGAAATGGAAATCTTGATGTGTATTATTATAGAATTTCATCAGACAGACTAGAAAATCTTCAATCAAGAGAAGGATTACAGGTTTTTGATTCTACAGGGGGATCATATAGTATTCTTGTAAATCCTGCAGAATCTGAAAAATTTAATCCATTTTCAAATAAAGACATCAGGTTTGCCTTGAATTATTTGGTAGATAGAAAGCTAATCGTCAATGAATTGATGGGAGGATATGGTGCACCAATCATTTCTTACTATAGTCCATCAGACCCAGAATATCTTACAATAATCAAACAGTTAGAGTCGTTTAATTTCAAATACAATCCGACTCTTGCAGAGGAAATAATCACTAAAGTGTTAGAAGAGAAAGGAGCAGTAAAGATTGATGGAAAATGGCATATTGCAAGCACACCAATAGAAATTACAATTTTCATTAGAAGTGATGACCCAGTTAGAAAATCAATTGGAGAAATTTTATCAGTAGAACTTGAAAAAATAGGATTCACTGTCAAAAAGGATTTTGGGGATCTCAACAAAGCATTTGTTGTAGTGTATGGTTCAAATCCATCAGATTTGAAATGGAGTCTATATACTGAGGGTTGGGGGCGCTCTGCATTTGTAAGATATGATTCAGTGGGGTTGGGTCAGATGTATTCTCCTTGGTTTTCAAACATGCCAGGATTTAATGATCCGTCATATTGGAATTATAAAAATGACAAATTAGATTCATTAACTCAGAAAATTTACACTGGAGATTTTGAATCCGCAGAGAAAAGATCTGAATTAATTCAAGAGGCAGTTGTTGAAGGTATTAACGAATCAGTTAGAGTTTTTCTTGCAAGCAAAATTGATCAATATGTTGCAAATGAGAAAGTAAGTGGAATTGTAAACGACTTTGGTGCAGGAGTACCAAGTAGATTCACACCAATTAATGCTAAAAGTGAAAGTGATGAGTTTGTAATTGGAGTCAAGCAAATCTATCAAGGAGCATGGAATCCAATCATGGGATTAACTGATAGTTATAGTAGACATATTTGGGGAATCATATCAGATCCTGGAACATTCAAACATCCATTCACAGGTGAGACAATTCCGGTTAGAGCAAATTGGAAAGTTGAAACAGCAGGACCTAACGATAAACTTGACATTCCAATAGAATCAAGAATATGGAGTCCAGTATTACAGAAATGGATCAATGTAAAACCAGATTCACAGGCAACAAGCAAGGTAACATTTGATTTTGAATTTAGTAATTGGCATAATGGACAAAAAATGGACATGAATGATATTCTTCACTCATTGTATTTTACAATAGAGTGGGGAACACAAACGGATGATAATGATAGAACTTTTGATACGGAATTTACTCCAAGAGCTGCTCAGAGCATTCAAACAATAATCGGAGTGAACCCAATTGATGAAGATACAATTGAAGTGTATGTAGATTATTGGCATTTTGATGAAGGGGAAATTGCAGAATGGGCATTGCTTTGGAATTCCATGCCATGGGAAATTTCAGTGGCTATGGAGAAAGCAGTGATTGATGGAAAAGCATCATTTTCAAGATCAGGGGCTACAAGCAAAAATGTAAACTGGTTATCACTAATTATTCCAAATGATGCAAATACCATCAAAAATTATTTGCAAGAATTCAAAGGTACAGACTACATTCCTAAGGCACTAAAAGGCAGTTATGATTCAAAATATTTTCAGAACAGATATGATGCATCAATTAAATGGATTGAAACGAACAATCATGCAGTAATTAGTAATGGCCCATTTTATCTTGAGTCATATTCTCCAGAATCAAGAACAATTACAGTTAGAGAATTCAGTGATGATTCATATCCATTCAAAATAGGAAAATGGAAACAATTTGAACAAGCAAAATTTCCAGAAATTAAGAAAATAGATATGAAAAGCACCTTACAGAGAGGAGCTGTACTAAAAGTAGTTGTAGAGACAGAAGATTCAGACGAAATACTTTACTTTTTAACAAATAGTGATGGAAAGATGATATCATCAAAAACTCTCAAATTAGATAAAAATAACATTTCAATCATGGTTCCTTCTGAGATTACAAAAGATTTGGGGATTGGGGCAAACAACATCAAAGTATTTGCAATTTCAAATTCAGTGTTAAAACCAGACTTTTATGAATCAAGTTTTATCGTAACAGAAAAGAAGGAAGAACTACCAACAAGTGTTGCTAGGGACATGGATTTTTCAGAAAATGAACCAGATTTTTGGTTTTGGGTAATTCCAGTAGGAATTATTATTGGAGTCATAATTATTTTAAAGAAGAGACATCATACCAAACCATAA
- a CDS encoding DUF2589 domain-containing protein, giving the protein MPNPGQELSSIDFESMLGGPLVAVVKAQAQAAMSSVNFIKEVGFKKKPADQQDSESFETEEPIYVKFKYWKETKPYEPAVPANPGDSAASPPIPSSPLIPASPAEYQQHDLEVPILTMLPIPFIRMEETTIDFNAKINSVEYQSTDTNFKINASLEAKAGWLWGSAKLKVSTSYQRKTSQGSEVNRTYSMAVHIKAVQDEMPAGMERILGILEDGIRATPNNVTA; this is encoded by the coding sequence ATGCCAAATCCAGGACAAGAACTTTCTAGTATAGATTTTGAATCAATGTTAGGTGGACCATTAGTTGCAGTAGTTAAAGCACAAGCACAAGCAGCCATGTCAAGTGTAAATTTTATTAAAGAAGTAGGTTTCAAAAAGAAACCAGCAGATCAACAAGATTCTGAATCTTTTGAAACAGAAGAACCAATTTATGTCAAATTCAAATATTGGAAGGAAACAAAACCATATGAACCAGCAGTACCTGCAAATCCTGGAGATTCAGCTGCTTCCCCACCAATTCCATCTTCCCCCCTAATACCAGCTTCACCTGCAGAATACCAGCAACACGATTTAGAGGTTCCAATTCTTACTATGCTTCCAATCCCATTCATTCGGATGGAAGAAACCACAATTGATTTTAATGCAAAAATAAACTCGGTTGAATATCAATCTACAGATACAAATTTCAAAATCAATGCCTCTCTTGAAGCAAAAGCAGGATGGCTTTGGGGATCTGCCAAACTAAAAGTTTCTACCTCATATCAACGCAAAACATCTCAGGGCAGTGAAGTGAATAGAACTTATTCAATGGCAGTACATATCAAAGCAGTTCAAGATGAAATGCCAGCCGGAATGGAAAGAATACTTGGTATTTTAGAGGATGGAATAAGAGCAACTCCAAATAATGTCACTGCTTAA